In Rhizobium sp. WSM4643, the following are encoded in one genomic region:
- a CDS encoding trifunctional serine/threonine-protein kinase/ATP-binding protein/sensor histidine kinase → MEVLWEDGDRVFHRERRRGADGKWNQVLVVLSALEHPTPTSLGRLDHEYGLKDELDSAWAVRPLELVREGGRTMLVLEDPGSEPLAGRLGTAMETELFLRIGIGIAAALGGAHQHGLVHKDIKPANILVTGTGTEVRLTGFGIASRLSRERQTHEPPQVVAGTLAYMAPEQTGRMNRSVDSRSDLYALGVTLYEMLTGSLPFSASDPMEWVHCHIARRPTPPDERVADVSPAVSAIVMKLLSKTAEERYQTAGGVEHDLSRCLSEWETQRRIDAFPLGERDIPNRLLIPEKLYGREHEVETLLTAFDRVVSSGAPELVLVSGYSGIGKSAVVNELHKALVPPRGLFASGKFDQYKRDIPYATLAQAFQSLVRELLAKSDADLALWRETLREALGSNGRLMVDLVPELKLIIGNQPPVAELPPQDAERRFELVFRRFIGVFAQPEHPLALFLDDLQWLDAATLDLLEDLLTRSDLQHLMLVGAYRDNEVTAAHPLMRKLDAIKTAGGKVAEITLAPLTKDHLRQLTVDALHCQTDRAAPLSQMMHEKTGGNPFFVRQFLFSLTEEGMLAFDHDTACWSWDLGRIHAKGYTDNVVHLMVGKLERQPPETREALQQFACLGNIADIATLSLVLGISEEQVAGALSPAVAHELLEQLADAYRFVHDRVQEAAYSLIPKERRGELHLRIGRLLAANTAPELIDDYVFEIVSQLNRGAALITSTKEREQLAEFNLLAGKRAKASTAYASALNYFVAGTTLLPEDAWERQRQLAFALELNRAECEFQLGALPDAEERLAQLSNRAVCSDDQAAVACLRIELYAALGQTGRSAAVGLDHVRQHLGIDWAPHPADEEVQREYGRIWSQLGSRAIEELIDLPLMSDPASSSTLDILTRLVGAVWHTDANLACMAICLAVNLSLERGNSDGSCYHYVSLGYIAGPRFGDYEAGFRFGQLGCHLVEKHDLKRFQARTYKDFGAHVIPWTRHVRTGRDILRRALDIANQSGDLTFAGYSYVSLNSNLLAAGDPLMEVQRQAEIGLTFAQEVRFQFVVDLASAQLGLVRTLRGLTRKFGSFDDERFDEFEIERRFSENPNLAETCYFVRKLQARFFAGDYEAAVDASLRAQRLPWTSVSHFEETPEHHFYGALARAACCDHAVAEQRAWHTEALVAHHRQLQIYAKNCPENFESRAALVGAEIARLEAREIDAVRLYEQAIRSARANGFVHHEALAYELAARFYELGGFEDFARLYLRNARGCYLRWGADGKVRQLDQLYPDLRGEERASSPTSTIGAPVEQLDLATVIKISQAVSGEIVLQKLIDTVLRTAVEQAGAERGLLILPRGGESRITAEATTGGETVLVQMRDEIVTGDTLPQSLLHYVLRTSESVVLDDAIAQNRFSADPYICQHRARSVLCVPLLNQGQLAGVLYLENNLAPRVFAPARIAVLKLLASQAAISLENTRLYRDLAEREAKIRRLVKANIIGIVIWDIEGRILEANDAFLHMVGYDRDDLASGRLCWTELTPAEWRDRDARTVAELKKIGSVQPFEKEYFRKDGSRLPVLIGSALLEESRDEGVSFVLDLTERRQAEEALRESEEALRVAQGQLAHANRVATMGQLTASIAHEVNQPLAASLTNAQAGLRWLGTHPPNLEEVAQALGRIAENANRAGDVIGRIRALVKKEPPRDGQFDLNEAIRHVIALTSSEAHRQGVTLQTEFATSLPSVKGDRIQVQQVVLNLIMNAIEAMSGIDAEERELLISTESESSGGVVVGVRDSGPGLDPQTMDRLFEAFYTTKSSGMGMGLAICRSIIEAHGGRMWATANGTCGAMFLFTLPLERDETIGAKPADQMAAWETA, encoded by the coding sequence TTGGAGGTTCTTTGGGAGGATGGTGATCGCGTGTTCCACCGTGAACGGCGCCGGGGTGCCGACGGCAAGTGGAACCAGGTACTGGTCGTACTTTCGGCGCTCGAACACCCGACACCTACGAGCCTCGGCCGCCTCGACCATGAATATGGATTGAAGGATGAGCTCGATAGCGCATGGGCGGTGCGACCGCTTGAGTTGGTACGCGAAGGCGGGCGTACCATGCTGGTGCTTGAAGATCCGGGGAGCGAGCCGCTCGCCGGGCGGCTCGGAACGGCAATGGAAACGGAGCTTTTCCTGCGCATTGGGATCGGCATCGCCGCCGCGCTCGGTGGGGCCCACCAGCACGGTCTCGTTCACAAGGACATCAAACCGGCCAATATCCTGGTAACGGGCACGGGCACCGAGGTGCGGCTAACAGGCTTCGGGATCGCCTCGCGTCTCTCCCGCGAGCGGCAGACGCACGAGCCGCCCCAAGTGGTCGCCGGAACGCTCGCCTATATGGCCCCCGAGCAGACCGGGCGCATGAACCGCTCCGTCGATTCCCGCAGCGACCTTTATGCGCTCGGCGTGACGCTCTACGAAATGCTGACCGGCAGCCTGCCGTTCTCCGCCTCCGACCCGATGGAATGGGTGCATTGCCACATTGCACGACGGCCGACACCGCCCGACGAGCGGGTGGCGGATGTTTCACCGGCAGTCTCGGCCATCGTCATGAAGCTGCTCTCCAAGACGGCCGAGGAACGATACCAGACGGCAGGCGGCGTCGAGCACGATCTGAGCCGCTGTCTCAGCGAGTGGGAAACGCAGCGCCGGATTGACGCATTCCCGCTCGGCGAACGCGACATCCCGAACCGCCTGCTGATTCCCGAGAAGTTATACGGGCGGGAGCACGAGGTCGAGACGTTGCTCACTGCCTTCGACCGCGTGGTGTCGAGCGGGGCGCCGGAGTTGGTGTTGGTCTCTGGCTATTCCGGCATCGGCAAGTCGGCGGTGGTCAATGAACTCCACAAAGCTCTGGTGCCGCCGCGCGGCCTTTTTGCGTCCGGCAAGTTCGATCAGTACAAGCGCGACATTCCATATGCGACCCTGGCGCAGGCGTTTCAGAGCCTTGTCCGGGAGCTTCTCGCGAAGAGCGACGCCGATTTGGCACTCTGGCGCGAGACGCTGAGAGAGGCGCTGGGGTCGAACGGACGACTGATGGTCGACCTCGTCCCCGAACTGAAACTCATCATCGGCAACCAACCGCCGGTCGCTGAACTTCCGCCACAGGATGCGGAACGGCGATTCGAGCTGGTATTCCGGCGGTTCATCGGTGTCTTCGCCCAGCCGGAACATCCGCTGGCGCTTTTTCTGGATGACTTGCAGTGGCTTGATGCGGCGACGCTCGATCTGCTGGAAGATCTCTTGACCCGGTCGGATCTGCAACACCTGATGTTGGTTGGTGCCTATCGCGACAACGAAGTCACCGCCGCCCACCCGCTCATGCGGAAACTTGACGCGATCAAAACCGCCGGTGGCAAGGTCGCGGAGATCACGCTTGCGCCGCTTACCAAAGACCATCTCCGGCAGTTGACTGTGGATGCGCTCCACTGTCAGACCGATCGTGCAGCCCCGCTCTCACAAATGATGCACGAAAAGACCGGCGGCAATCCGTTCTTCGTCCGTCAGTTCCTATTTTCGCTCACCGAAGAGGGAATGCTCGCCTTCGATCATGACACGGCATGCTGGTCCTGGGATCTCGGGCGCATTCACGCCAAGGGATACACCGACAACGTCGTGCACCTCATGGTCGGCAAGCTTGAGCGCCAGCCGCCCGAAACGCGGGAAGCGTTGCAGCAGTTCGCCTGCCTTGGAAACATAGCAGATATTGCGACGCTCTCACTCGTCCTCGGGATATCAGAGGAGCAAGTCGCCGGCGCCTTATCGCCTGCCGTCGCTCATGAACTGCTCGAGCAGTTGGCAGACGCATACCGGTTCGTCCACGATCGCGTTCAGGAAGCCGCCTATTCGCTGATCCCGAAGGAGCGACGCGGAGAGTTGCACCTCCGCATTGGGAGGCTGCTTGCTGCGAACACCGCGCCGGAGCTGATTGACGATTATGTTTTCGAGATTGTCAGTCAACTCAATCGAGGAGCCGCACTGATCACCTCAACTAAGGAGCGCGAGCAATTGGCCGAGTTCAATCTGCTGGCCGGCAAGCGCGCAAAGGCGTCGACGGCATACGCCTCGGCGCTCAACTATTTTGTAGCAGGCACGACGCTCCTGCCGGAAGACGCCTGGGAGCGCCAGCGCCAACTGGCCTTCGCACTTGAGCTGAACCGAGCCGAATGCGAGTTCCAACTTGGCGCGTTGCCGGACGCGGAGGAGCGATTAGCACAGCTTTCCAATCGTGCTGTCTGCTCCGACGATCAGGCTGCTGTCGCCTGCCTGCGCATCGAACTCTATGCTGCGCTCGGTCAGACCGGCCGGTCGGCCGCGGTCGGTCTCGACCATGTGAGGCAACATCTCGGCATCGACTGGGCGCCGCATCCGGCCGACGAGGAGGTGCAACGAGAATACGGCCGAATATGGTCGCAGCTCGGGAGCCGCGCGATCGAGGAACTCATTGATCTGCCGTTGATGAGCGACCCAGCATCCTCCTCGACGCTGGATATTCTCACCCGTCTGGTTGGGGCGGTATGGCATACGGATGCGAATCTGGCTTGCATGGCAATCTGCCTGGCTGTGAACCTCAGCCTCGAGCGAGGCAACAGCGACGGCTCCTGCTACCATTATGTGTCGCTTGGCTATATTGCCGGACCGCGCTTCGGCGACTATGAGGCCGGATTCAGGTTCGGTCAGCTAGGCTGCCATCTCGTCGAAAAGCACGACCTGAAGCGCTTTCAGGCCAGGACTTACAAAGACTTCGGGGCTCACGTCATACCGTGGACGAGGCATGTCAGAACCGGCCGCGACATCTTGCGGCGAGCGCTTGACATTGCCAACCAGAGCGGCGACCTCACGTTTGCCGGATACAGCTATGTCAGTTTGAATTCGAACCTGCTGGCGGCGGGAGATCCGCTTATGGAAGTGCAGCGCCAAGCGGAGATTGGCCTCACGTTCGCGCAGGAGGTGCGGTTCCAGTTCGTTGTAGATCTCGCCAGTGCGCAGCTCGGACTCGTCCGGACCCTGCGCGGGTTGACCCGCAAATTCGGCTCCTTCGACGACGAGCGATTCGACGAATTTGAGATCGAACGTCGGTTTTCCGAAAATCCGAATCTTGCGGAAACCTGCTACTTTGTCAGAAAACTGCAGGCGCGGTTTTTTGCCGGCGACTACGAGGCGGCCGTCGATGCGTCATTGCGGGCGCAGAGGCTGCCATGGACATCGGTGTCGCATTTCGAGGAAACGCCGGAGCATCATTTCTACGGTGCGTTGGCCCGGGCCGCATGCTGTGACCATGCTGTGGCTGAGCAGCGGGCGTGGCATACCGAGGCTCTGGTCGCCCACCACCGACAGCTTCAGATCTATGCGAAGAATTGCCCGGAGAACTTCGAGAGCCGAGCCGCGCTGGTCGGCGCCGAAATAGCACGCCTCGAAGCGCGCGAAATCGACGCCGTGCGTCTTTATGAACAAGCGATCCGCTCGGCGCGCGCTAACGGCTTCGTTCATCATGAAGCCCTCGCATATGAACTCGCCGCCCGCTTTTATGAACTGGGAGGCTTCGAGGATTTCGCTCGTCTCTATCTCCGCAACGCGCGTGGCTGCTATCTGCGCTGGGGCGCCGACGGTAAGGTGCGGCAACTTGACCAACTCTATCCCGACCTGAGAGGCGAAGAGCGCGCCTCCTCTCCAACAAGCACCATCGGTGCACCGGTCGAACAGCTCGATCTCGCAACCGTTATCAAAATCTCGCAGGCAGTGTCGGGCGAGATTGTGCTTCAAAAGCTGATCGACACCGTGTTGCGCACCGCCGTTGAGCAGGCGGGCGCCGAGCGCGGCTTATTGATCCTGCCGCGTGGCGGTGAGTCACGGATCACGGCAGAAGCCACGACGGGCGGCGAAACGGTCTTGGTGCAGATGCGTGACGAGATCGTGACAGGAGACACCCTGCCGCAATCGCTCCTTCATTATGTCTTGCGCACAAGCGAAAGCGTCGTTCTCGACGACGCCATTGCTCAGAATCGGTTTTCCGCGGACCCCTACATTTGTCAACACCGTGCTCGTTCTGTTCTTTGTGTGCCGTTGCTCAATCAGGGCCAACTGGCCGGGGTACTCTATCTCGAAAACAACCTCGCCCCTCGGGTCTTCGCGCCGGCCAGGATCGCGGTGCTGAAGCTGCTCGCCTCTCAGGCAGCGATCTCACTCGAGAATACCCGGTTGTACCGCGATCTCGCTGAACGCGAAGCCAAGATCCGTCGCCTCGTCAAGGCCAACATCATCGGGATCGTCATCTGGGATATCGAAGGTCGCATCCTCGAGGCCAACGACGCGTTTCTCCACATGGTGGGATACGACCGAGACGATCTTGCCTCGGGTCGGCTATGCTGGACGGAGCTGACGCCGGCCGAATGGCGCGACCGCGACGCACGGACCGTCGCGGAGCTGAAGAAGATCGGGTCAGTGCAACCGTTCGAAAAGGAATACTTTCGGAAAGATGGCAGCCGTCTGCCCGTGCTGATCGGCAGTGCTCTATTGGAAGAAAGCAGGGACGAAGGCGTCTCTTTCGTCCTCGATTTGACGGAGCGCAGGCAGGCCGAAGAGGCGTTGCGGGAGAGCGAGGAAGCATTGCGCGTGGCGCAGGGGCAACTGGCCCACGCAAACCGCGTCGCCACAATGGGTCAGCTCACAGCCTCTATCGCCCATGAAGTCAATCAACCGCTCGCCGCCTCGCTCACCAACGCCCAGGCCGGCTTGCGGTGGCTAGGTACCCATCCGCCGAATCTGGAGGAAGTGGCTCAGGCACTCGGCCGAATCGCCGAGAACGCCAATCGAGCCGGCGACGTCATTGGCCGGATCCGTGCCTTGGTCAAGAAAGAGCCGCCTCGCGATGGGCAGTTCGACCTCAATGAAGCCATTCGTCACGTCATTGCGTTGACCAGCAGTGAAGCGCATCGGCAAGGCGTCACGCTACAAACCGAATTCGCGACCAGCCTTCCGTCCGTGAAAGGAGATCGCATCCAGGTGCAACAGGTGGTCCTAAACCTGATCATGAATGCCATCGAGGCGATGAGCGGCATCGACGCAGAAGAACGCGAGCTGCTGATCAGCACCGAGTCAGAGTCCTCAGGAGGCGTGGTCGTCGGGGTGCGCGACTCGGGTCCAGGTCTCGACCCGCAGACCATGGACCGTCTATTTGAGGCTTTCTACACGACCAAATCCAGCGGCATGGGTATGGGCCTGGCGATCTGCCGCTCGATCATCGAGGCTCACGGCGGCCGGATGTGGGCAACCGCCAATGGAACTTGTGGGGCAATGTTTCTGTTCACCCTGCCTCTCGAACGAGACGAAACCATCGGCGCAAAGCCAGCCGACCAAATGGCGGCGTGGGAGACTGCGTAG
- a CDS encoding lipocalin-like domain-containing protein, whose translation MNGRLSASVLIAAAVIWANGQTFAQGFAGLGSDAQGFAIPERGSILSFPADHGAHPDYRIEWWYVTANLEDENGRQYGAQWTLFRSALAPGDRVGFADPQTWIGHAAITTRGHHYVAERLARGGVGQAGVAATPFRAWIDDWRMEGSERTSSDVLGDVSVSAGGPDFSYTLDLKADGPLILQGDNGFSVKSANGQASYYYSQPFYEVAGTITTSGSPVKVSGKAWLDQEWSSQPLASNQTGWDWFSLHLNSGEKLMAFRLRDDNNGFISANWISADGRTTPLSKDDIQLEPTRNATVDGRQMPVAWRIRVPGKSLDITTKPLNDRSWMATSTPYWEGPISFTGSTSGVGYLEMTGY comes from the coding sequence ATGAACGGTAGATTGTCGGCATCTGTCCTGATAGCTGCGGCTGTGATCTGGGCGAACGGTCAGACATTTGCGCAGGGCTTTGCCGGATTGGGATCGGATGCGCAAGGTTTTGCGATCCCCGAGCGCGGCTCTATTCTTTCTTTCCCCGCCGATCATGGTGCTCATCCTGATTATCGCATTGAGTGGTGGTATGTGACCGCCAATCTCGAAGATGAGAATGGCAGGCAATATGGAGCGCAGTGGACGCTGTTTCGCTCTGCGCTGGCTCCGGGAGACAGGGTAGGTTTCGCGGATCCGCAGACCTGGATCGGGCACGCAGCGATCACCACTCGGGGCCATCACTATGTTGCGGAGCGCTTGGCGCGGGGAGGCGTCGGGCAGGCGGGTGTGGCCGCAACACCATTTCGGGCTTGGATAGACGACTGGCGGATGGAGGGTAGCGAGCGAACCAGCTCGGACGTCCTTGGCGACGTTTCAGTCTCTGCGGGCGGGCCGGACTTCAGCTACACCCTAGACCTCAAGGCCGACGGCCCGCTCATTCTTCAGGGAGACAACGGCTTTTCCGTGAAGTCGGCGAACGGACAGGCGAGCTACTATTACTCACAGCCTTTCTATGAAGTGGCGGGGACGATCACGACGTCCGGATCGCCGGTTAAGGTCAGCGGCAAAGCGTGGCTGGACCAGGAGTGGTCGTCGCAGCCGCTTGCGTCCAATCAGACGGGCTGGGACTGGTTCTCACTGCACCTGAATTCCGGCGAGAAACTGATGGCTTTTCGGCTTCGTGACGACAACAACGGATTCATCTCCGCGAACTGGATATCCGCGGATGGACGAACGACACCTCTGTCGAAAGACGACATCCAACTGGAGCCAACTCGGAACGCAACCGTCGATGGCCGCCAAATGCCGGTAGCGTGGCGTATACGCGTACCGGGTAAGTCGCTCGACATCACGACCAAACCGTTGAACGACCGGTCCTGGATGGCGACCTCAACGCCCTATTGGGAGGGGCCGATTAGCTTCACGGGCTCTACGTCAGGGGTCGGATATCTTGAGATGACCGGCTACTAG
- a CDS encoding ABC transporter permease produces MTFVAFAALLSHWCRRPLQLLTLVMGIALATALWSGVQAINAEARASYARAASVLEQGNLRQIVAKDGDGIATEAYGGLRRAGLNVSPVIEGSYRFGSIRLRLVGIEPLTMPRDSPNATIASGSDLSAFFSASGQLLVSSATAERLRGATNMSIKIDGNVPDGAAFVDIAVADRLLEKHGKIDRLVVAGNQKISAEAIDQAGLTIREPPEQPDVARLTDSFHLNLTAFGFLSFIVGLFIVYSATGLSFEQRRGTFRTLRSLGVSLQALTTMLLIELSLLALMSGLIGVILGYVIAWLLMPGVAATLRGLYGADVSGSLSIRPEWWLAGLAIALGGTAVSSAQSLWRVWKLPILAAAQPRAWARESARSLAFQAGIGGFLLILAAILATTASGLLAGFATLGCLLLGTALMLPGLIAVILTKAQQLSRSALMEWFWADTRIQLPGLSLALMALLLALSANIGVGTMVSSFRLTFTGWLDQRLAAELYLTAKDEEQAVRLRAWLTKRSSAVLPIWSVDGEVLGEQIQIFGVADDPTYREHWPLIASDNDVWDKVAAGQGALINEQMWRRGEAKIGQPLAMPGGWSLTVVGVYSDYGNPNGQVIIGIKTLVDHYPDVPKLRYGVRVAPERAYDLKRQLVEEFGLSDTAIVDQASLKRQSRAIFDQTFKVTGALNVLTLAVAGFAMFSSLLTLSAIRLPQLAPVWAMGVRRRDLALYEVARTLALWLATFMAAIPVGLALAWVLLAIVNVEAFGWRLPMMVFPMDWFWLGTIALIAALASVLVPVRRLASVNPADLLRIFANER; encoded by the coding sequence ATGACCTTCGTTGCATTCGCAGCCTTGCTGTCACACTGGTGTCGGAGACCTCTCCAGCTGCTGACGCTGGTCATGGGCATTGCGCTGGCGACAGCTCTCTGGTCCGGCGTTCAAGCTATCAACGCCGAGGCGAGAGCGAGCTATGCCCGGGCGGCATCGGTTCTGGAGCAAGGCAACCTCCGGCAGATCGTCGCCAAGGACGGTGATGGCATAGCGACTGAGGCCTATGGCGGCCTGCGTCGAGCGGGCCTCAATGTTTCGCCCGTGATTGAGGGCAGCTACCGCTTCGGAAGCATAAGGCTCCGTTTGGTCGGGATCGAGCCTCTGACGATGCCAAGGGACTCCCCGAATGCGACAATCGCCAGCGGTTCAGATCTATCCGCCTTCTTTTCAGCCAGCGGACAGTTGCTCGTGTCGAGCGCCACTGCCGAGCGGCTTCGTGGTGCCACAAACATGAGCATCAAAATCGATGGCAACGTTCCCGACGGCGCCGCCTTCGTCGATATAGCGGTCGCCGATCGATTGCTCGAGAAGCATGGAAAAATCGACCGCCTGGTGGTCGCAGGCAATCAAAAGATTTCCGCCGAAGCAATCGACCAGGCGGGATTGACGATCCGCGAACCGCCTGAACAACCAGACGTCGCTCGCCTCACAGACAGCTTCCACCTCAACTTGACTGCCTTCGGCTTCCTTTCGTTCATCGTCGGGCTCTTCATCGTGTATTCGGCCACGGGCCTGAGCTTCGAACAGCGTCGAGGGACTTTTCGGACACTCAGATCGCTTGGTGTCTCGCTTCAAGCATTGACCACGATGCTCCTGATCGAGCTTTCGCTGCTGGCGCTGATGTCGGGCTTGATCGGCGTCATACTCGGCTACGTCATAGCATGGCTCCTCATGCCGGGCGTCGCCGCGACCCTCAGGGGCCTCTACGGCGCCGATGTATCGGGCTCGCTATCCATTCGGCCGGAGTGGTGGTTGGCTGGACTGGCGATTGCTCTCGGAGGAACCGCTGTCTCGTCAGCTCAGAGCCTGTGGCGGGTTTGGAAACTGCCGATTTTGGCTGCCGCACAGCCGCGAGCGTGGGCAAGAGAGTCGGCCAGATCGCTTGCCTTTCAAGCGGGAATAGGTGGATTTCTGCTGATCTTGGCTGCTATCCTGGCGACTACTGCGTCCGGGCTGCTGGCGGGTTTTGCGACACTTGGCTGCCTGCTGCTTGGAACAGCTCTGATGCTACCTGGACTTATTGCGGTCATCTTGACCAAAGCGCAGCAATTGTCGCGAAGTGCCCTCATGGAATGGTTCTGGGCCGACACCCGCATACAGCTTCCCGGCTTGTCGCTGGCTTTGATGGCTCTGCTGCTGGCGTTGTCGGCAAACATCGGCGTCGGCACGATGGTATCGAGCTTCCGGCTGACTTTCACCGGATGGCTGGATCAACGCCTGGCCGCCGAGCTTTACCTGACTGCCAAGGATGAGGAGCAAGCTGTGCGGCTCCGGGCCTGGCTTACCAAACGCTCGAGCGCGGTCTTGCCCATCTGGAGCGTGGATGGCGAGGTGCTTGGCGAACAGATCCAGATCTTTGGTGTCGCGGACGATCCAACTTACCGAGAGCACTGGCCCTTGATTGCTTCCGACAATGACGTTTGGGATAAGGTCGCCGCCGGGCAGGGTGCACTAATCAACGAGCAGATGTGGCGTCGTGGCGAAGCGAAGATCGGCCAGCCGTTGGCCATGCCCGGAGGTTGGAGCTTAACCGTGGTCGGCGTGTACTCGGACTATGGAAATCCGAATGGGCAAGTGATAATCGGGATCAAAACGCTGGTCGATCATTACCCCGATGTCCCGAAACTTCGCTACGGGGTCCGAGTGGCTCCCGAGCGAGCGTATGATCTCAAGCGCCAGTTGGTCGAGGAGTTTGGTCTGTCGGATACCGCCATCGTTGATCAGGCTTCGCTCAAGCGACAATCGAGAGCGATTTTCGACCAGACGTTCAAGGTGACGGGCGCGTTGAATGTCCTCACCCTTGCTGTGGCAGGATTTGCCATGTTCTCAAGTCTCCTGACGCTGTCTGCTATTCGGCTTCCGCAGCTCGCGCCGGTGTGGGCAATGGGTGTCCGGCGACGGGATCTGGCGCTCTACGAAGTTGCCCGGACACTTGCTCTTTGGCTGGCGACATTTATGGCTGCGATCCCGGTCGGTCTTGCCCTGGCGTGGGTTCTGCTTGCGATCGTGAACGTAGAGGCTTTTGGTTGGCGATTGCCAATGATGGTGTTTCCAATGGACTGGTTTTGGCTGGGAACAATCGCTCTTATTGCTGCATTGGCATCGGTGCTGGTGCCGGTTCGGCGTCTGGCCTCGGTAAATCCTGCGGACCTGCTGAGGATTTTCGCCAATGAACGGTAG
- a CDS encoding ABC transporter ATP-binding protein, with protein sequence MILILSGVQKAYSTAEGLIEILRGIDLDVAAGESVALTGESGSGKSTLLHLAGGLDRADSGSVVMNGSDLALFGENERARYRRTSVGLVFQQFNLIPSLSVAANISFHAKLANRYDQAWEAQLIEKLGLREYTARYPEQLSGGQQQRVAIGRTLAARPPLILADEPTGNLDEQTGDAVLDLMLNLARTAGSALLLVTHSMRLAARLDRKVILRGGKIAE encoded by the coding sequence ATGATCCTCATCCTTTCAGGTGTTCAAAAAGCGTATTCCACGGCCGAGGGCCTGATCGAAATCCTGAGGGGCATCGACTTGGACGTCGCTGCGGGCGAAAGCGTCGCGCTCACCGGAGAGTCCGGCAGTGGCAAAAGCACATTGCTGCATCTGGCAGGCGGGCTCGACCGCGCAGACAGCGGCTCGGTCGTGATGAACGGCAGCGATCTGGCGCTATTTGGAGAGAACGAACGGGCTCGATACCGGAGAACAAGCGTTGGCCTTGTTTTCCAGCAGTTTAATCTCATCCCATCCCTGAGCGTCGCAGCCAACATTTCGTTCCACGCCAAGCTCGCGAACCGGTACGATCAGGCTTGGGAAGCGCAGTTGATCGAGAAACTGGGACTGCGCGAATACACCGCTCGGTATCCCGAGCAGCTTTCCGGAGGCCAACAGCAGCGCGTTGCAATTGGGCGAACCTTGGCTGCCCGACCACCTCTCATCCTTGCTGACGAGCCAACGGGCAACCTGGATGAGCAAACGGGCGATGCCGTCCTCGATCTGATGCTCAATCTGGCTCGGACGGCCGGATCGGCTCTGCTTCTCGTCACTCACTCCATGAGGCTTGCAGCGCGTTTGGACCGAAAGGTCATCCTTCGCGGTGGGAAGATTGCCGAATGA